From one Streptomyces sp. Q6 genomic stretch:
- a CDS encoding LysM peptidoglycan-binding domain-containing protein, whose amino-acid sequence MTAAEFLAALKAEGLTVVEVGDWRHHNRNHKGAWGPVNGVMIHHTVTSGTAATVRICRDGHADLPGPLCHGVIAKNGTVHLVGYGRANHAGLGDDDVLQAVIDERALPADNEANTDGNARFYGFECENLGDGRDPWPAAQIEAIERVAAAICRHHGWSERSVIGHLEWQPGKVDPRGFGMAWLRGLVRDRLKPSTTYTVRAGDTLSSIAAAKLGSAARWRDIATLNSLKNADEISVGQTLKLPKK is encoded by the coding sequence ATGACCGCCGCCGAGTTCCTCGCCGCACTGAAGGCCGAGGGCCTGACCGTGGTTGAGGTCGGCGACTGGCGCCACCACAACCGCAACCACAAAGGCGCCTGGGGCCCCGTGAACGGCGTGATGATCCACCACACCGTCACCTCGGGCACCGCGGCCACGGTGCGGATCTGCCGCGACGGGCACGCCGACCTGCCCGGCCCGCTGTGCCACGGCGTCATCGCCAAGAACGGCACCGTCCACCTCGTCGGCTACGGCCGCGCCAACCACGCAGGCCTCGGCGACGACGACGTCCTCCAGGCCGTCATCGACGAGCGCGCGCTGCCCGCCGACAACGAGGCGAACACCGACGGCAACGCCCGCTTCTACGGCTTCGAGTGCGAGAACCTCGGCGACGGCCGCGACCCGTGGCCCGCTGCGCAGATCGAGGCGATCGAGCGCGTGGCCGCCGCGATCTGCCGCCACCACGGCTGGTCGGAACGTTCCGTCATCGGCCATCTGGAGTGGCAGCCCGGGAAGGTCGACCCGCGCGGGTTCGGCATGGCCTGGCTGCGCGGCCTCGTCCGCGACCGGCTCAAGCCGAGCACCACCTACACCGTGCGCGCGGGCGACACCCTCTCCTCGATCGCCGCGGCCAAGCTCGGCAGCGCCGCCCGGTGGCGCGACATCGCCACTCTCAACTCCCTGAAGAATGCCGACGAAATCTCCGTCGGCCAGACGCTCAAGCTCCCCAAGAAGTGA
- a CDS encoding holin, translating into MASPSAPIEKKVTASSALAYLASLAGLAILGAVTDNPSLVSGMPDALEPFVLALVPAAASWIAGWAAPHTPRSDV; encoded by the coding sequence ATGGCCAGCCCCTCCGCCCCGATCGAGAAGAAGGTCACGGCGTCCAGCGCCCTTGCCTACCTCGCGAGCCTCGCCGGGCTCGCGATCCTCGGCGCCGTCACCGACAACCCGTCCCTCGTCTCCGGCATGCCCGACGCCCTGGAGCCGTTCGTCCTCGCCCTGGTCCCGGCCGCCGCGTCGTGGATCGCCGGATGGGCGGCACCGCACACTCCGCGCTCGGACGTCTGA
- a CDS encoding GNAT family N-acetyltransferase yields the protein MEISTATAADTDVLSVILGEIEEYYGGEYTLGDPDQIRAALFSEQPVATVLLARDGDEVLGMASYSRLWPAAGADTSLYLKELFVRESARRRGVARALMSALREEAVRLGCSRVEWTADTDNPPALALYEALGVQPHQGKVFYRA from the coding sequence GTGGAGATCAGCACGGCGACAGCGGCTGACACAGACGTCCTGTCGGTGATCCTCGGGGAGATCGAGGAGTACTACGGCGGCGAGTACACGCTCGGAGACCCTGACCAGATACGGGCCGCGCTCTTCAGCGAGCAGCCCGTCGCGACGGTGCTCCTCGCCCGCGACGGTGACGAGGTGCTCGGCATGGCGTCGTACTCGCGGCTGTGGCCCGCGGCCGGTGCCGACACCTCGCTGTACCTGAAGGAGTTGTTCGTGCGGGAGTCGGCACGGCGCCGCGGCGTGGCCCGCGCTCTGATGTCCGCGCTCCGCGAGGAAGCCGTGCGTCTCGGCTGCTCGCGTGTCGAGTGGACGGCCGACACCGACAACCCGCCCGCGCTGGCCCTGTACGAGGCGCTCGGCGTCCAGCCGCACCAGGGCAAGGTCTTCTACCGGGCATGA
- a CDS encoding helix-turn-helix transcriptional regulator, with translation MTESFAEALRRWRGERSLRDVADLASCSKSLISYLEKGIRQPTAQIARALDDALRAGGELSALAGVRTGQSPIEQADALQAGLHEVLAAGPLGDSSLDEIDWTIARHGRATRYRPEAVHFPELLADFQDLRVLLTHRHPPAVRRRLLVGAARMSGLTALTLLKLGDDRAASWWRTARTAAASAEDRTTLSWAYAHEAYQLYYTGDLYGAVELAMRAQQVAGGLPCVGPALAAPLEARAHARLGDGESAARALVSAETALGRLPEDEQIGSAFGYNESQLRFHAGNALTHLGETGRAREELSRAAELYPTAERMDRALVALDTAMCTVMDGDPANAADQVTRTLVGLHQEHRTALIIYRAQQVADTVPPGAHGVHEVRALREILALPPGEMERTRGDQHGDSG, from the coding sequence GTGACGGAGTCCTTCGCTGAAGCTCTGCGCCGGTGGCGCGGCGAGCGCAGCCTGCGCGATGTCGCCGACCTCGCCTCGTGCAGCAAGAGCCTCATCTCCTACCTGGAGAAGGGCATACGCCAGCCCACCGCGCAGATCGCCCGCGCCCTCGATGACGCCCTCCGCGCGGGCGGGGAGCTGTCGGCGCTCGCTGGTGTCAGGACGGGCCAGTCACCCATCGAGCAGGCCGACGCCTTACAGGCCGGACTGCACGAGGTCCTCGCCGCAGGGCCGCTCGGCGACAGCAGCCTGGACGAGATCGACTGGACGATCGCCCGGCACGGCCGCGCCACCCGCTACCGGCCCGAGGCCGTGCACTTCCCCGAACTGCTCGCCGACTTCCAGGACTTACGCGTCCTGCTCACCCACCGGCACCCGCCAGCGGTCCGCCGTCGCCTCCTCGTCGGCGCGGCCCGCATGTCCGGCCTCACCGCCCTGACCCTCCTGAAGCTCGGGGACGACCGGGCCGCCTCCTGGTGGCGTACCGCGCGCACGGCGGCCGCATCCGCCGAGGACCGGACCACCCTGTCGTGGGCGTACGCACATGAGGCGTACCAGCTGTACTACACCGGCGACCTGTACGGCGCCGTCGAGTTGGCGATGCGCGCACAGCAGGTGGCGGGCGGCCTGCCGTGCGTCGGCCCGGCCCTTGCCGCTCCCCTTGAGGCCCGCGCCCATGCGCGGCTCGGCGACGGAGAGTCGGCTGCGCGCGCCCTCGTCTCCGCGGAGACTGCGCTCGGCCGGCTTCCCGAGGACGAGCAGATCGGCAGCGCGTTCGGGTACAACGAGTCCCAACTCCGCTTCCACGCGGGGAATGCGCTGACGCATCTCGGGGAGACAGGCCGTGCCCGGGAGGAACTCTCCCGTGCCGCCGAGCTGTACCCGACGGCGGAGCGGATGGACCGGGCTCTCGTCGCGCTCGACACCGCCATGTGCACGGTGATGGACGGCGATCCGGCCAACGCTGCCGACCAGGTCACGCGCACCCTGGTGGGCCTGCACCAGGAACATCGCACCGCACTGATCATCTACCGCGCGCAGCAGGTCGCCGATACCGTGCCTCCCGGTGCACATGGGGTGCATGAGGTGCGGGCGCTGCGCGAGATTCTCGCGCTGCCCCCAGGCGAGATGGAGCGCACGCGTGGAGATCAGCACGGCGACAGCGGCTGA
- a CDS encoding helix-turn-helix transcriptional regulator, with translation MPSAYPPPDWVLARRRAVGARIRARRREAGMTQEMVALNSGVDRPSIVNIEAGKQSPSVDTLIRIAAALGCDLSDLV, from the coding sequence GTGCCGTCCGCCTACCCTCCGCCCGACTGGGTCCTCGCCCGTCGCCGGGCCGTGGGCGCCCGCATCCGTGCTCGGCGCCGAGAGGCCGGCATGACGCAGGAGATGGTCGCGCTCAACTCCGGAGTGGACCGGCCCTCGATCGTGAACATCGAGGCGGGGAAACAGAGCCCGTCCGTCGACACCCTGATCCGGATTGCTGCCGCGCTCGGCTGCGACCTCAGCGATCTTGTCTGA
- a CDS encoding class I adenylate-forming enzyme family protein gives MDSLEALLTAPGAPFAVERGEDGGLAYAEGPRTLREFAETTWAFGDTPFLIAETGRLTYGEFFAAACALARRFLDPGEGGYGLRPGDRAVIAMRNHPEWQVAFWAAQLAGLVAVPLNSWWTADEFAYALDDCEPGVLLVDGERYERVAPWLDAAGRGGEGGRRPWTLVFHDGGRSVGGARVERYVDLPPADPQLGPPDIDVQPDWDATILYTSGTTGRPKGAVATHHAHMGAIANPRYFAALSSLGRGQIPGQGPVPVGLLTFPFFHVAAFTGFYGAMAAGGTLVLLRKWDPDAALAAIRDHGVAAFGGVPTTALQLLARAAELGDPLPTLTMFNTGGAAAPAHLVGRLTDHYGERIEPRNGYGLTETLGGVTANFGDQYRRWPASVGRPAPAVETRIAGPDGTPLPDGEIGELWLRGQCLVRGYWRDPAATEAAFTPDGWFRTGDLATSADGRISVVDRIKDMVIRGGENVYCVEVESCLHDHPDVLEAAVVGVPHPELGEEVAALIRTRPGSDLTAEAVRAFAAKTLAAFKVPAHVLLQETELPRNATGKVLKRDVRASVTRARPRPSPSGD, from the coding sequence ATGGACTCTCTGGAAGCGTTGCTCACCGCGCCGGGTGCACCCTTCGCCGTCGAGCGGGGTGAGGACGGGGGCCTCGCGTACGCCGAAGGGCCGCGCACGCTGCGGGAGTTCGCCGAGACGACGTGGGCGTTCGGTGACACGCCGTTCCTGATCGCCGAGACCGGACGGCTGACGTACGGCGAGTTCTTCGCGGCGGCCTGCGCCCTCGCCCGGCGTTTCCTCGACCCGGGGGAGGGTGGCTACGGGCTGCGGCCGGGGGATCGTGCCGTCATCGCCATGCGTAATCACCCCGAATGGCAAGTCGCCTTCTGGGCCGCGCAGTTGGCGGGTCTGGTGGCCGTGCCGCTGAACTCGTGGTGGACCGCCGACGAGTTCGCGTACGCCCTCGACGACTGCGAGCCCGGCGTGCTGCTCGTCGACGGTGAGCGCTACGAGCGCGTCGCCCCGTGGCTCGATGCCGCGGGCCGGGGAGGAGAGGGAGGGCGGCGGCCCTGGACGCTCGTGTTTCATGACGGGGGGCGGAGCGTGGGTGGGGCGCGCGTCGAGCGGTACGTGGATCTGCCGCCCGCCGATCCGCAGCTCGGGCCGCCCGACATCGACGTGCAGCCGGACTGGGACGCCACGATCCTCTACACGTCGGGGACCACGGGCCGGCCCAAGGGTGCCGTCGCCACCCACCACGCCCACATGGGCGCCATCGCCAACCCCCGCTATTTCGCGGCGCTTTCCAGTCTCGGGCGCGGCCAGATCCCCGGGCAGGGGCCGGTGCCGGTCGGGCTGCTCACGTTCCCCTTCTTCCACGTCGCCGCGTTCACCGGGTTCTACGGGGCCATGGCGGCGGGCGGCACTCTCGTACTGCTGCGCAAGTGGGACCCGGACGCGGCGCTCGCCGCGATCCGTGACCACGGTGTCGCCGCCTTCGGCGGCGTGCCGACCACCGCGCTGCAACTGTTGGCCAGGGCAGCGGAGTTGGGGGATCCGCTACCGACGTTGACCATGTTCAACACCGGCGGGGCCGCGGCCCCCGCCCACCTCGTCGGCCGGCTCACCGACCACTACGGCGAACGCATCGAACCCCGCAACGGCTACGGGCTGACCGAGACCCTCGGCGGCGTCACCGCCAACTTCGGCGACCAGTACCGCCGTTGGCCCGCGAGCGTGGGGCGGCCCGCGCCCGCCGTGGAGACCCGGATCGCCGGGCCGGACGGCACGCCCCTGCCCGACGGGGAGATCGGCGAGCTGTGGCTGCGCGGCCAGTGCCTGGTGCGCGGCTACTGGCGGGACCCGGCGGCGACCGAGGCGGCGTTCACCCCGGACGGCTGGTTCCGCACCGGCGATCTCGCGACCTCGGCGGACGGCCGGATCAGCGTCGTGGACCGGATCAAGGACATGGTGATCAGGGGCGGCGAGAACGTCTACTGCGTCGAGGTCGAGTCCTGCCTCCACGACCACCCGGACGTCCTGGAGGCCGCGGTCGTGGGCGTCCCGCACCCGGAGCTCGGCGAGGAGGTGGCGGCCCTGATCCGCACCCGCCCCGGCTCGGACCTCACCGCGGAGGCGGTCCGCGCGTTCGCGGCGAAGACCCTGGCGGCCTTCAAGGTCCCGGCCCACGTACTCCTCCAGGAGACGGAGCTCCCCCGCAACGCGACGGGGAAGGTCCTCAAGCGGGACGTGCGCGCATCGGTGACGCGAGCGCGACCTCGGCCGAGCCCCTCCGGCGATTGA
- a CDS encoding M6 family metalloprotease domain-containing protein, producing the protein MRQQRIRRGRRGAMLAGATAVALALTMTASTGRLLDGSTSAAGPVAQARATSLGPCMIRGALGVQMSEGVPTSPGYARSTGTVRALNLMIDFPDAPGEGTAMDRLGEFFPKTQKWFETGSYGRLDYRPEAPVQHWLRMPKPFAAYGIERGAPFEPGYRELVDDIVAAADQDVDFRQYDLVNILTTPNAGPSALDTVLSVTFAGNHEAPVADGAPLSNVSFVYSRQDDGSGSYAETGYRVLPHENGHVFGLPDLYTQDGGGAVGHWDIMSEDWGVGNDLLGWHKWKLGWLDDSQIGCAAQPGTTEHLLTPLGRAGGTKMAFVPLTEKTGYAIEVRTQEGNDEAVCRPGVLVYKVDADVDTGHGPVTVEDSTPDSGGCTRRPNVHAELSDAPFRPGEVFRDRKSGVRISVGGADSSGNYRVYVTRR; encoded by the coding sequence ATGCGGCAGCAGCGGATACGCAGGGGCCGACGGGGCGCGATGCTCGCCGGAGCCACGGCGGTGGCCCTCGCGCTGACCATGACGGCGAGCACCGGCCGCCTCCTCGACGGCTCGACGAGCGCGGCGGGCCCCGTGGCCCAGGCGCGGGCGACGTCGCTCGGGCCCTGCATGATCCGCGGCGCGCTCGGCGTGCAGATGTCGGAGGGCGTGCCCACCTCTCCCGGCTACGCCCGGTCCACCGGCACCGTCCGCGCCCTGAACCTCATGATCGACTTCCCGGACGCGCCCGGTGAGGGCACGGCGATGGACCGGCTCGGCGAGTTCTTCCCGAAGACCCAGAAGTGGTTCGAGACCGGCTCGTACGGGCGCCTCGACTACCGGCCCGAGGCTCCCGTCCAGCACTGGCTGCGGATGCCGAAGCCGTTCGCCGCGTACGGGATAGAGCGCGGCGCCCCCTTCGAGCCCGGCTACCGCGAACTGGTCGACGACATCGTGGCGGCGGCCGACCAGGACGTGGACTTCCGCCAGTACGACCTGGTGAACATCCTGACCACGCCGAACGCGGGGCCGTCCGCCCTGGACACCGTGCTGTCCGTGACGTTCGCCGGGAACCACGAGGCGCCGGTCGCCGACGGCGCCCCGCTGTCGAACGTGTCGTTCGTGTACTCCCGCCAGGACGACGGCTCCGGCAGCTACGCGGAGACCGGCTACCGGGTCCTTCCGCACGAGAACGGGCACGTCTTCGGGCTGCCCGACCTCTACACCCAGGACGGCGGCGGGGCCGTCGGGCACTGGGACATCATGAGCGAGGACTGGGGTGTCGGGAACGACCTCCTCGGCTGGCACAAGTGGAAGCTGGGCTGGCTCGACGACTCCCAGATCGGCTGCGCCGCGCAGCCCGGCACCACCGAGCACCTGCTGACGCCGCTCGGGCGGGCCGGCGGGACGAAGATGGCGTTCGTGCCGCTGACCGAGAAGACCGGGTACGCGATCGAGGTGCGGACGCAGGAGGGCAACGACGAGGCGGTGTGCCGGCCCGGCGTGCTCGTCTACAAGGTCGACGCGGACGTGGACACCGGGCACGGCCCCGTCACCGTGGAGGACTCCACGCCGGACAGCGGCGGGTGCACGCGGCGGCCCAACGTGCACGCGGAGCTCTCCGACGCGCCGTTCCGCCCCGGGGAGGTCTTCCGGGACCGGAAGTCGGGCGTGCGGATCTCCGTGGGCGGGGCGGACTCGTCCGGGAACTACCGGGTGTACGTCACCCGCCGCTGA
- a CDS encoding TetR/AcrR family transcriptional regulator — protein MVTATATEQPQCRAPRPRADAVRNRERIVAAARELLVEHGTDLPLDEVARRAGVGNATLYRNFKDRGELMHHVVLTVTDHVTEHAEQALAAEEAGEKTAFEALRTFVHLAADERIGALCPMLNATFDKDHPDVVAALDRLTAGIEELIGRARTAGQLRTDVGVGDLMVALSQLTRPLPGTACLDFDRFVHRHLQLFLDGLMTPARSELPGEAATLEDLRQD, from the coding sequence GTGGTCACCGCCACCGCCACCGAGCAGCCGCAGTGCCGTGCCCCGCGTCCGCGGGCCGACGCCGTGCGCAACCGGGAGCGGATCGTGGCGGCGGCACGCGAGCTGCTCGTCGAGCACGGGACCGACCTCCCGCTCGACGAGGTCGCCCGCCGGGCCGGCGTCGGCAACGCCACGCTGTACCGGAACTTCAAGGACCGCGGCGAACTGATGCACCACGTCGTTCTCACGGTCACCGATCACGTCACCGAGCACGCGGAGCAGGCGCTCGCCGCCGAGGAAGCCGGCGAGAAGACCGCGTTCGAGGCGCTGCGCACCTTCGTGCACCTGGCCGCCGACGAGCGCATCGGCGCGCTCTGCCCGATGCTGAACGCCACCTTCGACAAGGACCACCCGGACGTCGTCGCCGCGCTCGACCGGCTCACCGCCGGCATCGAGGAGCTCATCGGACGGGCCCGTACGGCGGGCCAGCTGCGCACCGACGTCGGCGTCGGGGACCTGATGGTCGCCCTCTCCCAGCTCACCCGGCCGCTGCCCGGCACCGCGTGCCTGGACTTCGACCGCTTCGTACACCGTCATCTCCAGCTGTTCCTCGACGGCCTGATGACACCCGCCCGCTCGGAACTCCCGGGCGAGGCCGCGACCTTGGAGGACCTCCGCCAGGACTGA
- a CDS encoding MFS transporter: MGTPLPETASLDGDARRWKALVFIALAQLMVVLDATIVNIALPAAQTDLGISDGNKQWVITAYALAFGGLLLFGGRIADLWGRKQTFVTGLLGFAFASALGGAAQNEAMMFGARALQGLFGALLAPAALSLLAVMFTDAKERAKAFGIYGAIAGGGGAVGLILGGFLTEYLNWRWTFFVNIPFAIIAAAGAYFVIREPAGGRNRSPLDIPGVVLSTLGLVSLVYGFTRAESEGWSDPTTIGMFVASAVLLLAFVATEAKVKHPLLPLRVVADRNRGGVYASLGLAVISMFGLFLFLTYYLQIVKGFSPVKTGFAFLPMIAGMITGSTQIGARLMTRVPPRLLMGPGFLLAAFGMLILTQLQVDSSYAGLILPAQLLLGLGMGTAFMPAMSLATIGVEARDAGVASAMVNTSQQVGGAIGTALLNTIAASATTAYLVDHAGGSVNQQLLQAQAMVDGYTHAIWWAVGILAVSATIAFALINTGVPGSGPAAASGSTEGVEDEVPIPVIAH; the protein is encoded by the coding sequence GTGGGTACCCCCTTGCCGGAAACGGCTTCTCTCGACGGCGACGCGCGCCGCTGGAAGGCCCTGGTCTTCATCGCGCTCGCTCAGCTGATGGTCGTCCTCGACGCCACCATCGTGAACATCGCCCTGCCCGCCGCCCAGACCGACCTCGGCATCTCCGACGGCAACAAGCAGTGGGTCATCACGGCCTACGCGCTCGCCTTCGGCGGCCTGCTCCTGTTCGGCGGACGCATCGCCGACCTGTGGGGCCGCAAGCAGACCTTCGTGACCGGCCTGCTCGGCTTCGCCTTCGCCTCGGCGCTCGGCGGCGCCGCGCAGAACGAGGCCATGATGTTCGGCGCCCGTGCGCTCCAGGGCCTCTTCGGGGCGCTGCTCGCCCCGGCCGCCCTCTCGCTGCTGGCCGTCATGTTCACCGACGCCAAGGAGCGCGCGAAGGCGTTCGGCATCTACGGTGCGATCGCCGGTGGCGGTGGCGCCGTGGGCCTGATCCTCGGCGGTTTCCTCACCGAGTACCTGAACTGGCGCTGGACGTTCTTCGTGAACATCCCGTTCGCGATCATCGCCGCCGCCGGTGCGTACTTCGTCATCCGTGAGCCGGCCGGCGGCCGCAACCGCTCGCCGCTCGACATCCCCGGCGTCGTCCTCTCCACCCTCGGCCTGGTCTCCCTGGTCTACGGCTTCACGCGCGCCGAGTCCGAGGGCTGGTCGGACCCGACCACCATCGGCATGTTCGTCGCGTCCGCGGTCCTGCTCCTCGCCTTCGTCGCCACCGAGGCCAAGGTGAAGCACCCGCTGCTGCCGCTGCGCGTCGTCGCCGACCGCAACCGCGGCGGTGTCTACGCCTCGCTCGGCCTCGCCGTGATCAGCATGTTCGGCCTGTTCCTCTTCCTGACCTACTACCTGCAGATCGTGAAGGGCTTCTCGCCGGTCAAGACCGGCTTCGCGTTCCTGCCGATGATCGCGGGCATGATCACGGGCTCGACCCAGATCGGCGCCCGCCTGATGACGCGGGTCCCCCCGCGCCTCCTGATGGGTCCGGGCTTCCTGCTCGCCGCCTTCGGCATGCTGATCCTCACGCAGCTCCAGGTGGACTCCTCGTACGCCGGTCTGATCCTGCCCGCCCAGCTGCTGCTCGGCCTCGGCATGGGTACGGCGTTCATGCCCGCCATGTCGCTCGCCACGATCGGTGTCGAGGCGCGGGACGCGGGTGTCGCCTCCGCGATGGTCAACACCTCGCAGCAGGTCGGCGGCGCCATCGGCACGGCCCTCCTGAACACGATCGCGGCCTCGGCCACGACCGCGTACCTGGTGGACCACGCGGGCGGCAGCGTGAACCAGCAGCTGCTCCAGGCGCAGGCCATGGTGGACGGCTACACGCACGCCATCTGGTGGGCGGTCGGCATCCTCGCCGTCTCGGCGACGATCGCGTTCGCGCTCATCAACACCGGCGTCCCGGGCTCCGGTCCGGCCGCCGCGTCCGGCAGCACCGAGGGTGTCGAGGACGAGGTGCCGATCCCGGTGATCGCGCACTGA
- a CDS encoding MarR family winged helix-turn-helix transcriptional regulator, protein MEPEHTPDEPHWLTDDEQLTWRAYLHATTLLEDHLDRQLQRDAKMPHVYFGLLVALSEAPRRRLRMTELAINAKITRSRLSHAIARLEKSGWVRREDCPSDKRGQFAVLTDAGLDVLKRSAPGHVTAVRQALFDRLTPEQQKSLGEIMRIVAEGLQPKEAGADLPWLR, encoded by the coding sequence ATGGAGCCCGAACACACCCCCGACGAGCCGCACTGGCTCACCGACGACGAGCAGCTGACCTGGCGCGCGTACCTCCACGCCACCACGCTGCTGGAGGATCACCTCGACCGCCAGTTGCAGCGCGACGCGAAGATGCCGCACGTCTACTTCGGGCTCCTGGTCGCACTCAGCGAGGCGCCGCGGCGGCGGCTGCGGATGACGGAGCTGGCGATCAACGCGAAGATCACCCGTTCCCGGCTGTCGCACGCGATCGCGCGCCTGGAGAAGAGCGGCTGGGTGCGGCGCGAGGACTGCCCCTCGGACAAGCGCGGGCAGTTCGCGGTCCTGACCGACGCCGGCCTCGACGTCCTGAAGCGGTCCGCGCCCGGCCATGTCACGGCCGTCCGCCAGGCCCTGTTCGACCGGCTCACCCCGGAACAGCAGAAGTCCCTCGGCGAGATCATGCGGATCGTCGCCGAGGGACTTCAGCCCAAGGAGGCCGGGGCGGACCTCCCCTGGCTCAGGTGA
- a CDS encoding class III extradiol ring-cleavage dioxygenase, producing the protein MPALYLSHGAPPLADDALWPGQLAAWSADLPRPKAILMVSAHWEEAPLALGATRTIPLVYDFWGFPEHYYQVTYAAPGAPELADSVRKLLRAPGVPVQDVPDRGLDHGAYVPLVEMYPGADIPVLQVSMPTLDPQKLMDIGRRLAPLRDEGVLIVGSGFFTHNLAALRQGGIPAWSAEFDDWGHRALDAGDVDGLLDFTHKSPAGALAHPRTEHFAPLFVTMGAADAAGELDNQRSVIDGFWMGLAKRSVQFG; encoded by the coding sequence ATGCCCGCGCTCTACCTCTCCCACGGTGCCCCGCCGCTCGCCGACGACGCCCTGTGGCCCGGCCAGCTCGCCGCCTGGTCCGCCGACCTGCCCCGGCCGAAGGCGATCCTGATGGTCTCCGCGCACTGGGAGGAGGCCCCGCTCGCCCTCGGCGCCACCCGCACGATCCCGCTCGTCTACGACTTCTGGGGCTTCCCCGAGCACTACTACCAGGTGACGTACGCCGCCCCGGGCGCGCCCGAGCTCGCCGATTCCGTACGCAAGCTGCTGCGCGCCCCGGGCGTGCCGGTGCAGGACGTGCCGGACCGCGGCCTCGACCACGGCGCGTACGTCCCCCTCGTCGAGATGTACCCGGGCGCCGACATCCCGGTCCTCCAGGTCTCCATGCCGACGCTCGACCCGCAGAAGCTGATGGACATCGGGCGCCGCCTCGCACCGCTGCGGGACGAGGGCGTCCTGATCGTCGGCTCCGGCTTCTTCACGCACAACCTCGCCGCGCTCCGGCAGGGCGGCATCCCGGCGTGGTCGGCGGAGTTCGACGACTGGGGACACCGGGCGCTGGACGCGGGCGACGTGGACGGACTGCTCGACTTCACGCACAAGTCCCCGGCGGGCGCCCTCGCCCACCCGCGCACGGAGCACTTCGCCCCGCTGTTCGTCACGATGGGCGCGGCGGACGCCGCCGGTGAGCTGGACAACCAGCGGTCGGTGATCGACGGGTTCTGGATGGGGCTCGCCAAGCGCTCGGTGCAGTTCGGCTGA
- a CDS encoding N-acetyltransferase family protein encodes MPSEFTAVQVRPGVEGDLVALTDLYNHYVRETPITFDTAVFTPEERRPWLLSHPEDGRHRLLVAQEREDGTSGPILGYATSSPFRAKAAYDTSVEVTVYCAPGAGGRGIGTLLYKALFEALADEDIHRAYAGVTQPNEASVRLHERFGFSHVGTYREVGRKFGSYWDVAWYEKSLGQDGPGRAAVQYP; translated from the coding sequence ATGCCGTCGGAGTTCACTGCGGTGCAGGTCAGGCCGGGAGTCGAGGGGGACCTCGTCGCACTCACGGACCTCTACAACCACTACGTCCGTGAGACGCCGATCACTTTCGACACGGCCGTCTTCACTCCCGAAGAGCGACGTCCTTGGCTGCTCTCCCATCCGGAAGACGGCCGGCACCGCCTCCTGGTTGCGCAGGAACGCGAGGACGGGACGTCCGGCCCGATCCTCGGGTACGCCACGTCCAGCCCGTTCCGCGCGAAGGCGGCGTACGACACGTCGGTCGAGGTCACCGTCTACTGCGCGCCCGGCGCGGGTGGGCGCGGTATCGGCACGCTCCTCTACAAGGCGCTCTTCGAGGCGCTCGCCGACGAGGACATCCACCGCGCCTACGCCGGCGTCACCCAGCCCAACGAGGCCTCCGTCCGCCTGCACGAACGCTTCGGCTTCAGCCACGTCGGCACGTACAGGGAAGTCGGCAGGAAGTTCGGGTCGTACTGGGACGTCGCCTGGTACGAGAAGTCCCTCGGCCAGGACGGTCCCGGCCGCGCAGCCGTCCAGTACCCCTAG